From a region of the Corallococcus coralloides DSM 2259 genome:
- a CDS encoding type II toxin-antitoxin system VapC family toxin, which produces MSEGYVLDTNALLFYAGDQFQKLGPTAKRAFSAFEHRRGYLVVPAPVVLEAWLLAQGGKLRFPTTLDAWWADIDCPELVHDPMSEADVREAARLDWEHRDHFDRLIVAAARRLGLPLLTRDRAISDWAQDTGGIEVAW; this is translated from the coding sequence GTGAGTGAAGGCTACGTGCTCGACACGAATGCCCTTCTCTTCTACGCGGGTGACCAGTTCCAGAAGCTCGGGCCCACGGCGAAGCGCGCGTTCTCCGCCTTCGAGCACCGGCGCGGCTATCTGGTGGTCCCCGCGCCCGTCGTGCTGGAGGCGTGGTTGCTTGCCCAGGGCGGGAAGCTGCGTTTCCCCACGACACTGGACGCCTGGTGGGCGGACATCGACTGTCCGGAGCTGGTCCACGACCCCATGAGCGAAGCGGATGTCCGAGAGGCCGCCCGGCTCGACTGGGAACATCGGGACCACTTCGACCGGCTCATCGTGGCGGCGGCCCGCAGACTCGGACTGCCGCTCCTCACCCGCGACCGCGCCATCTCCGACTGGGCGCAGGACACCGGAGGCATCGAGGTCGCGTGGTAA